A single genomic interval of Pseudorca crassidens isolate mPseCra1 chromosome 19, mPseCra1.hap1, whole genome shotgun sequence harbors:
- the LOC137212530 gene encoding LOW QUALITY PROTEIN: schlafen family member 5-like (The sequence of the model RefSeq protein was modified relative to this genomic sequence to represent the inferred CDS: inserted 2 bases in 1 codon; substituted 3 bases at 3 genomic stop codons), which yields MSGRKVTPGNEQRSGMNPKLQKKQHESIVHAICALLNSGGGVVKAETENKDYNYDSHGVGLYLPSTFKGYLDEMQQGYLFLIFVKSWMPKASGIXFAXLCSSLCHRHRTCTNVMNSQEALAFPKGRIQTLTNINDSNSLSPQKFQVRVQNEGNIKASASALFDSTHHLQYQEKFNFTKSTRVEFKMFSTEMTQCXLPKCVSAFANTEVGXVFFGLHDETHQVTGCEKEKTHLATLRASTDRYIRKLPVHHFCTQRREIKYATKFVAVHKQGALHGYVCAVSMERFCCAVFAKVHNSWWVKDNRVRELATRNGNRIINDFNGIPRQTTTGPSSNSWALELLNGAEGARPRWRPHGGQTQGWVSRLLPKPGFLKGDKGLDTDDQRAQGSHKCLLDSAAHWSRGPGISTRKSTSSFALERPSRTNEHELKGKAGRIPKPRF from the exons atgtccggaa GAAAAGTCACCCCTGGGAATGAGCAAAGGAGTGGAATGAACCCTAAACTGCAGAAGAAACAGCATGAAAGCATCGTGCATGCAATATGTGCTCTGCTGAATTCCGGAGGGGGAGTGGTCAAGGCTGAGACTGAGAACAAAGACTATAATTATGATAGTCATGGAGTAGGATTGTATCTGCCTTCAACTTTCAAAGGCTATTTAGATGAGATGCAGCAGGGATATCTCTTTTTGATCTTTGTGAAATCATGGATGCCAAAGGCCTCTGGTATATGATTTGCTTAACTGTGCTCCTCTTTGTGCCACAGACATAGAACATGTACTAATGTCATGAATTCTCAGGAAGCACTGGCATTCCCCAAAGGCAGGATTCAGACTCTTACAAATATTAATGATTCCAATTCATTAAGTCCACAGAAATTTCAGGTTCGTGTACAAAATGAAGGTAACATAAAGGCTTCAGCTTCTGCTTTATTTGATAGCACTCACCACCTTCAGTACCAGGAAAAGTTCAACTTTACTAAGTCCACACGCGTTGAATTTAAGATGTTCTCAACAGAGATGACACAATG TTTACCCAAGTGTGTTTCTGCATTTGCAAACACTGAGGTAGGGTAAGTATTTTTTGGCCTGCATGATGAGACCCATCAAGTCACTGgatgtgaaaaagagaaaacacatctTGCCACCTTGAGGGCTTCTACTGATCGCTATATTAGGAAGTTACCAGTCCATCATTTCTGTACACAGAGGCGTGAGATAAAATATGCCACAAAATTCGTTGCAGTACACAAGCAGGGGGCCCTCCATGGATATGTCTGTGCAGTCAGCATGGAACGATTCTGCTGTGCAGTGTTTGCCAAAGTGCATAATTCCTGGTGGGTGAAGGACAATCGTGTGAGAGAGCTGGCCACAAGGAATGGGAATAGAATCATCAATGATTTTAAT GGAATACCAAGGCAGACCACCACGGGACCCTCCTCCAACTCGTGGGCCCTCGAGCTCCTCAACGGGGCAGAAGGAGCAAGGCCCAGGTGGCGGCCCCACGGAGGCCAGACCCAGGGGTGGGTCTCAAGGTTGCTACCCAAGCCCGGCTTTCTGAAAGGGGACAAGGGTCTGGACACTGACGACCAGCGGGCGCAGGGGTCCCACAAGTGTCTGCTCGACAGCGCTGCACATTGGTCACGGGGTCCTGGTATTTCAACCCGCAAGTCGACTTCGAGCTTTGCTTTGGAACGACCCTCCAGGACAAATGAACATGAACTTAAAGGAAAAGCTGGCCGCATCCCCAAGCCGCGTTTTTAA